The sequence CAGCAGCGGGTCGGCCTCGGCCGCCTCGGTCGCCGCGATCGCGGTGAAGCCGACCTCCGGCGTGTGGTGGCGGCGCACCGTCCCGCCCAGCGCCCGGGCCAGCAGCTGGGCGCCGAGGCAGATGCCCAGCACCGGCTTGCCGGCCGCGGCGAAGGCGCGGATCGCGGCCAGCTCCGCCGGCAGATAGGGATGCGCGACGTCGTCGCCCGCGAACTGGCCGCCGCCCAGCACCAGCAGCCCGTCATGGCCGGAGGCGTCGGCCGGCACGGCATCGCCACGCTCCGGGAACCGCGTGTCCTCGACCCCGCCCGCCTCCGCGATCGCCGCGCCGATCAGGCCCGAGGGGGTGCGGTCGTTGTTCTGCAGGGTCAGGATCTTCACGGCGTCGCTCCGCAGGTCAGCGCGCAGAAAGGCTACGGTCGGGGCGGCCGACGACCAAATGCGCAGAATGCGGGGCAGCCCCGGCGTCAGGGTTCAGGCTCTCACAGGGCGTCCTGGATCATGAATTTCAGATACGCGGCCTTCAGCAGCCAGCGCCGGTGGGCGCCCAGCGGGAAGCGTGTCGGCGGCGTCGCCATCAGCGCCGGGATGCCGACACCCGGCACCGGGCTGCCGGTCATGGCATG comes from Inquilinus sp. Marseille-Q2685 and encodes:
- a CDS encoding type 1 glutamine amidotransferase, with protein sequence MKILTLQNNDRTPSGLIGAAIAEAGGVEDTRFPERGDAVPADASGHDGLLVLGGGQFAGDDVAHPYLPAELAAIRAFAAAGKPVLGICLGAQLLARALGGTVRRHHTPEVGFTAIAATEAAEADPLLRGLSPLPRLMHWHYDTFDLPQGATLLATTPVCANQAFTAGPGLYGLQFHLEVTAGIVEGWVDAFPDWTRDRFPDFFATYRDQLANDLPGADRFARQVGLRWMEMVRAARAGSQRAA